Proteins encoded within one genomic window of Spirochaetota bacterium:
- the dprA gene encoding DNA-processing protein DprA, translated as MDKKKYAVALSLMSSGLWHFYSKNDPETIYNEYVLADDRKVQEYYTSWYSMLPLEEADKIIELCNKMNVRMISYWDQEYPALLKEIAYPPAVLYIRGSLPQKTCLAIVGTRNDDPQSGSIAEKLSGLLARYDIAIVSGLAIGIDRRAHIGALKVGGSTIGVMANGIDMLYPASNRDIYTDIINSGNGCVLSEYPPKVRITRWTFVRRNRIVSGLSKGVIVIKAGEKSGALITAQYALEQNRELFVCTGHSFDEGYKGCYKLLKEGAHPVFNEQDILEICSVDRLYRQPTLFEGIQYSADTSSAHFAAYEDDDIVKTLKQGSMDIDSLIRAVGKSSGEVLEKLTNLELDGVIVRLGNVISLNK; from the coding sequence ATGGACAAGAAAAAATATGCTGTAGCGTTATCATTGATGAGTTCTGGTTTATGGCATTTTTATTCTAAAAATGATCCTGAAACAATTTATAATGAATATGTTTTAGCAGATGACAGAAAAGTTCAGGAATACTATACAAGCTGGTATTCCATGTTGCCACTTGAAGAAGCAGATAAAATTATTGAGTTATGTAACAAAATGAATGTCAGGATGATTTCTTATTGGGATCAGGAATATCCTGCATTATTAAAAGAAATTGCTTATCCTCCCGCTGTTTTATATATACGGGGTAGCCTGCCTCAAAAAACATGCCTTGCCATTGTTGGTACCAGAAATGATGATCCTCAATCGGGTTCAATTGCTGAAAAGCTGTCAGGTCTTTTAGCCCGGTATGATATTGCTATTGTCAGTGGTCTTGCAATTGGGATTGATAGAAGAGCACATATAGGGGCATTAAAAGTAGGTGGATCAACAATAGGTGTCATGGCAAATGGTATTGATATGTTATATCCTGCAAGTAACCGTGATATCTACACTGATATTATTAATTCAGGCAATGGGTGTGTGTTATCTGAATATCCTCCAAAAGTGCGTATCACCAGGTGGACTTTTGTACGCAGAAATAGAATTGTTAGCGGATTATCAAAAGGTGTTATTGTCATTAAAGCCGGTGAAAAAAGCGGAGCACTTATTACTGCCCAGTATGCTCTTGAACAAAATAGGGAATTATTTGTTTGCACGGGACATTCTTTTGATGAAGGTTACAAAGGGTGCTATAAGCTGTTAAAAGAGGGTGCACACCCTGTTTTTAATGAACAGGATATCTTAGAAATTTGTAGTGTTGACAGGTTATACCGTCAACCAACATTATTTGAAGGCATACAGTACAGTGCAGATACTTCAAGTGCACATTTTGCTGCGTATGAAGATGATGATATAGTCAAAACTCTGAAACAGGGTTCAATGGATATTGATTCACTCATACGTGCAGTGGGAAAAAGCAGCGGGGAAGTCCTTGAAAAATTAACAAACCTGGAATTAGACGGCGTTATAGTACGTCTTGGAAATGTAATATCGTTGAATAAATAA